CGCTGCTGCAACTCGGCGGTGACCCGCTGCGCATCGGTGCGAGCCTGGTGGTCCGGGCCATCCGTCCGGTCGCGAGCACGGCGTTGTACCTCTATGCGGCCATCTCGCCCGAGGCCGACCGGCGCCTGCTGACCCGGCCCGAGTTCAGCGCCATGTTCCTCGACGATCTGTTGAACGGGAGCCGCAAACAGCTCGCGGCCCCGTTCAACGACGTGATCTTGTTCACCCGGGACTGGGGATTCGGACTCGACGAGGTCAAGGTCCCGGTCCACTGGTGGCATGGCGACAAGGACCACATCGTCCCATTCGCGCATGGTCAGCATGCGGTCTCGCGCCTGCCCGACGCCGAATTATTCGTTCTACCTGGGGAAAGTCATCTGGCGGGGTTGGGTCGCGGGGAAGAAATCCTGGCCGCCCTAATGAAGATCTGGGACGAACGGGGGTAAGCGCCGCTGTTCAACGCGGGTCGGTAACGTGCTCACCGTGCTGCTGGAATCCCTTAACCCCGCCGCTGTCAACGCCACGGATATCCCCGACGCGATCAAGATCGATGGCACCACCCTGAGCCGCAGCGACCTGCTCGGTGGTGCGACGTCGGTAGCCGAGCGTGTCGCGGGCGCGCAGCGGGTCGCGATCTTGGCCACCCCGTCGGTGGCGACCGTGCTGGCGGTGGCCGGCTGCCTGATCGCCGGTGTGCCCTTCGTCCCGGTGCCCTCGGACGTGGGCGCGGCCGAACGCCGGCACATGCTGACCGACTCCGGCGCGAAGGTGTGGCTCGGACCCGAGCCGCCGCAAGACTCGGCGGACGAAGACCTGCCGCACATCCCGGTGCGCGTGCATGCGCGGTCCTGGCACCGTTACCCCGAGCCGGCGCCCGAGTCGACCGCGATGATCATCTACACGTCGGGGACCACGGGCTTGCCCAAGGGCGTCGTGGTGAGCCGGCGCGCGATCGCCGCCGACCTGGATGCGCTGGCCGAAGCGTGGCAGTGGACGTCCGACGACGTGTTGGTGCACGGATTGCCGCTGTTCCACATCCACGGCTTGGTGCTCGGCCTGCTCGGGTCCTTGCGGATCGGAAACCGCTTCGTGCACACCGGACGACCGACACCGGCCGGCTACGCGCAAGCCCGCGCGGAGTCCGGCGGCACGCTGTTCTTCGCGGTGCCGACGGTGTGGTCACGGGTGGTCGCGGATCAGGCCGCTGCCGAGGCGTTGCGGCCGGCCCGGCTGCTGGTATCCGGAAGCGCGGCGCTGCCGGTGCCGGTCTTCGACCGGCTCG
This Mycobacterium simiae DNA region includes the following protein-coding sequences:
- a CDS encoding acyl-CoA synthetase, which translates into the protein MLLESLNPAAVNATDIPDAIKIDGTTLSRSDLLGGATSVAERVAGAQRVAILATPSVATVLAVAGCLIAGVPFVPVPSDVGAAERRHMLTDSGAKVWLGPEPPQDSADEDLPHIPVRVHARSWHRYPEPAPESTAMIIYTSGTTGLPKGVVVSRRAIAADLDALAEAWQWTSDDVLVHGLPLFHIHGLVLGLLGSLRIGNRFVHTGRPTPAGYAQARAESGGTLFFAVPTVWSRVVADQAAAEALRPARLLVSGSAALPVPVFDRLEALTGHRPIERYGASESLITVSTRADGERRPGWVGFPLSGVQTRLLDDAGDPVPHDGETVGKLQVRGATLFDGYLNRPEATAEVLDADGWYRTGDVAVIDGGGMHRIVGRESVDLIKSGGYRIGAGEIETSLLGHPGVQEAAVVGVPDDDLGQRIVAYIVGSSDLDTDELINYVAQDLSVHKRPREVRLVDALPRNAMGKVVKKQLLTEG